Proteins from one Flavobacterium sp. N2038 genomic window:
- a CDS encoding transporter has product MSTKIDTQARKSFLLPILLLTTFFSQAQLKGGHILGAMGLQSGTQTPANTLSVYVPNYIYSASSLKDSNGDKAIVNPDLTMYLVGAGASYVSDYKILGANYGATILLAFAANTIQGNNANVDNSLAFTDMYIVPVQLGWHRKRADFVFSYQMYLPTGKFTAGASDNSGLGMFMNEFSGGTTLYFNDKKTIHFSTLASYEMNGKKKDTNIKTGDILSIEGGLGKTFYQMNAEKTAPSGIFNAGLIYYMQYKVSHDEIPVPVLGVVQGHKDRVGGIGAEVNYFNIGYKTSAGFRWIAEVDAINRFQGNTFFITLAHVFSLKKG; this is encoded by the coding sequence ATGAGCACCAAAATTGATACACAAGCCCGTAAATCCTTTCTATTACCAATTTTATTATTAACAACCTTTTTTAGCCAGGCACAACTTAAAGGAGGTCATATTCTTGGTGCCATGGGATTGCAATCCGGAACTCAGACACCTGCAAACACACTTAGTGTTTATGTTCCAAATTATATTTACAGCGCTTCATCACTGAAGGATTCAAATGGAGACAAAGCAATTGTAAATCCAGATTTAACCATGTATTTAGTTGGTGCGGGAGCATCTTATGTTAGTGATTATAAAATTTTAGGAGCTAATTACGGAGCAACAATTTTACTTGCTTTTGCAGCCAATACTATTCAGGGAAATAATGCCAATGTTGATAATTCGCTGGCATTTACAGATATGTATATAGTTCCTGTACAATTAGGCTGGCATCGCAAAAGGGCTGATTTTGTTTTTAGTTACCAAATGTACCTTCCAACAGGAAAATTTACAGCAGGCGCATCAGACAACAGCGGTTTAGGAATGTTCATGAATGAATTTTCGGGTGGAACAACTTTGTATTTTAATGACAAAAAAACCATTCATTTTTCGACTTTGGCATCTTATGAAATGAACGGGAAAAAGAAAGATACTAATATAAAAACCGGAGATATTTTAAGCATTGAAGGCGGATTGGGGAAAACATTTTATCAGATGAATGCCGAAAAAACAGCTCCCTCAGGAATTTTTAATGCCGGTTTAATTTACTACATGCAATACAAAGTAAGTCATGACGAAATTCCAGTTCCGGTTCTTGGAGTTGTTCAGGGGCATAAAGATCGTGTTGGCGGCATCGGAGCCGAAGTAAATTATTTTAATATCGGATACAAAACTTCGGCAGGATTTAGATGGATAGCAGAGGTTGATGCGATAAACAGATTTCAGGGAAATACATTTTTTATCACATTAGCACACGTATTTAGTTTAAAAAAAGGATAG
- a CDS encoding DUF2252 domain-containing protein: MTEKTTDNPESFFDRLASKAERYDNGAAIRKEVSRSSHQEWTPPENREDPVDILIQTSIGRLENLLPIRYRRMIESPFAFYRGAAAIMAADLANTPNTGIQLQLCGDCHLMNFGGFATPERKLVFDINDFDETFPGPWEWDLKRLATSFAIAGKWRKFSAKDCKEFAWHVADSYKRHMLDYSKLSALQIWYADIDLAELIDLGKDEELKEFQQKRIKKAAESIAHEKEFAKMTYLDGVRARIKDDPPLIYHPSGTEESYTFREAKQVHKRYIESLPEDKQVLLSRYTMHDFAVKVVGVGSVGTLCGISLLMSATGEPIFLQFKEARKSVLEPNVKIKGKYPHQGERIVMGQKLMQSAPDMFLGWTNDDKGKYFYIRQLRDTKIKPVIEIMKAENMADYAKACGWALARAHARSGDPSLLSGYIGNNNEFANAISKFSILYAHQNELDYNKMVEAVKEGRLPISAEI, translated from the coding sequence ATGACCGAAAAAACTACAGATAATCCCGAAAGTTTCTTTGATCGATTAGCATCAAAAGCAGAACGCTATGATAATGGTGCAGCGATCAGGAAAGAGGTGTCTCGTTCTTCTCATCAGGAATGGACACCGCCCGAAAACCGTGAAGATCCTGTTGATATTTTGATTCAGACAAGCATTGGAAGACTTGAAAATTTATTACCCATTCGATATCGAAGAATGATCGAATCGCCATTTGCCTTTTATAGAGGAGCAGCAGCAATTATGGCAGCAGATTTAGCAAATACACCAAATACAGGAATACAATTGCAACTTTGTGGTGATTGCCATTTAATGAATTTTGGCGGTTTTGCAACTCCCGAACGCAAATTGGTTTTTGATATTAATGATTTTGATGAAACATTTCCCGGTCCGTGGGAATGGGATCTAAAAAGACTGGCAACAAGTTTTGCAATTGCGGGAAAATGGCGAAAATTTTCTGCTAAAGACTGTAAAGAATTTGCATGGCATGTTGCCGACAGTTACAAACGACATATGCTCGATTACAGTAAATTATCGGCACTGCAAATCTGGTATGCCGATATTGATCTGGCAGAACTTATTGATCTTGGAAAAGATGAAGAACTAAAAGAATTTCAGCAGAAACGAATAAAAAAAGCAGCCGAATCTATTGCGCATGAAAAAGAGTTTGCAAAAATGACTTATCTAGATGGAGTCCGTGCCAGAATCAAAGATGATCCTCCATTGATTTATCATCCTTCGGGAACTGAAGAAAGTTATACTTTTAGAGAAGCCAAACAGGTTCATAAACGATATATAGAATCACTTCCGGAAGACAAACAAGTTTTGTTAAGCAGATACACTATGCATGATTTTGCCGTAAAAGTTGTAGGCGTAGGAAGTGTGGGAACACTCTGTGGAATCAGCTTATTAATGTCGGCTACCGGAGAACCTATTTTTTTGCAGTTCAAGGAAGCCAGAAAGAGCGTCCTAGAACCAAATGTAAAAATTAAGGGAAAGTATCCTCATCAGGGCGAACGAATTGTAATGGGGCAAAAATTAATGCAGTCAGCGCCAGATATGTTCTTAGGCTGGACAAATGATGATAAAGGCAAATATTTCTATATCCGTCAGCTTCGGGATACCAAGATAAAACCGGTTATAGAAATAATGAAAGCCGAAAATATGGCAGATTATGCCAAAGCCTGCGGCTGGGCACTGGCCAGAGCACATGCAAGATCTGGCGATCCCTCACTATTATCCGGATATATTGGGAATAACAATGAATTTGCTAATGCAATTTCTAAATTTTCAATTTTATATGCTCATCAAAATGAACTGGATTACAACAAAATGGTTGAAGCTGTAAAAGAAGGAAGATTACCAATTTCGGCAGAAATATAA
- a CDS encoding DUF4136 domain-containing protein yields the protein MNIKRTNLRLFPLLILGLLFGCAPTVKVTTDYDHAANFSEYRTFTVYDLKAQEGQVNQLNADRVAKSIRAEMTAKGFKESTDNPDLKVNAVSILKNKTQVTADTNFYGYGGMYRPYGYWGGGAMMGGGTTTFNSYDYVDGSLVIDIVSTKTGKLVWQGIGNAQIDSKPDNPEEFIAGAIKKILEGFPPGLAVKK from the coding sequence ATGAATATTAAAAGAACAAATCTTCGCCTATTCCCATTATTAATTTTGGGCTTACTTTTTGGTTGTGCGCCAACAGTAAAAGTAACAACAGATTATGATCACGCAGCAAACTTCAGCGAATATAGAACCTTTACTGTTTATGACCTAAAAGCTCAGGAAGGTCAGGTAAATCAACTAAATGCAGATCGTGTTGCAAAATCAATTCGTGCCGAAATGACTGCCAAAGGATTTAAAGAATCAACAGACAATCCTGATTTAAAAGTAAATGCAGTATCTATATTAAAAAACAAAACACAAGTTACAGCCGATACCAATTTCTACGGTTACGGTGGTATGTACAGACCATACGGATATTGGGGCGGTGGCGCCATGATGGGTGGCGGCACAACAACGTTTAACAGTTACGATTATGTTGATGGCTCCCTGGTAATAGACATTGTATCTACAAAAACAGGAAAATTAGTTTGGCAAGGTATCGGAAATGCTCAAATTGACAGCAAACCAGATAATCCTGAAGAATTTATTGCCGGTGCTATCAAAAAAATTCTCGAAGGATTCCCTCCTGGATTAGCAGTAAAAAAATAA
- a CDS encoding DUF1254 domain-containing protein — MKNKSIIFLAIFSLMFNIGCEKKTSENVASTTVASSGTEIKMDGELPSKESIPALFDEMDFQQATQCYLWALPIVGFAEWQYQHYKTFKASSNDLVLYNSYADRLGILTANATTPYILTFIDLAANGPTVIEMPAGRTAGGLADFWQREQATIGEMGPDKGKGGKYILVPPTMKDFKAPGYFIVPCNTVNMFFGFRTLDPDPKVTETLLKLVKIYPYAQRANPTPTKVVSPPAGKKWLGIPPTGIAYWERLHAILQNEPVEERDRFFMAWLRNLGIEKGKPFAPDERQKKILIAAAEKGQQMAMANSFEKRFADVKHWPDKHWDYVLIMKNASQHAATYDEFFERASYFYEAVTYSQAMMSKTPNVGQAYLGAYYDNEGNWLDGAKNYTLNVPANPPAVNFWSITVYDSATRCLIDNPQQNADLSSRKDLIKNTDGSVDLYFGPKAPAGKEKNWVQTLPGKHWFTYMRFYGPTAAYFDKSWKMDDIKEVK; from the coding sequence ATGAAAAACAAAAGCATTATTTTTTTAGCAATTTTTTCTTTGATGTTCAATATTGGATGCGAAAAAAAGACCTCAGAAAATGTTGCATCAACAACAGTTGCATCGTCCGGAACTGAAATAAAAATGGATGGAGAATTGCCTTCAAAAGAATCCATTCCGGCATTATTTGACGAAATGGATTTTCAACAGGCAACACAATGCTATTTGTGGGCATTACCAATTGTCGGTTTTGCCGAATGGCAATATCAACATTATAAAACCTTTAAGGCATCAAGTAACGACCTTGTTCTTTATAATTCATATGCCGATCGTTTAGGAATTTTGACTGCCAATGCAACAACTCCCTATATATTGACATTCATTGATCTGGCAGCAAATGGACCAACGGTTATCGAAATGCCAGCAGGACGAACTGCAGGTGGTTTGGCAGATTTTTGGCAAAGAGAACAGGCAACCATTGGAGAAATGGGACCTGACAAAGGAAAAGGAGGTAAATATATTTTAGTGCCACCAACTATGAAAGATTTTAAAGCCCCTGGTTATTTTATTGTTCCCTGCAATACTGTTAATATGTTCTTTGGTTTTAGAACACTTGATCCAGATCCAAAAGTAACCGAAACGTTATTGAAACTGGTAAAAATTTATCCATATGCACAACGAGCAAATCCAACTCCAACAAAAGTAGTTAGTCCTCCTGCAGGAAAAAAATGGCTCGGAATTCCGCCAACCGGAATTGCTTATTGGGAACGTCTTCATGCTATTTTACAAAATGAACCTGTAGAAGAACGTGATCGTTTTTTTATGGCATGGCTTAGAAATCTCGGAATAGAAAAAGGAAAACCTTTTGCTCCGGATGAACGTCAGAAGAAAATTTTAATTGCGGCTGCTGAAAAAGGACAGCAAATGGCAATGGCAAATTCTTTCGAAAAACGTTTTGCAGATGTAAAACACTGGCCAGATAAACACTGGGATTATGTCCTGATTATGAAAAATGCATCGCAACATGCTGCTACTTATGATGAGTTTTTTGAGAGAGCTTCTTATTTCTATGAAGCAGTTACTTATTCCCAAGCTATGATGTCCAAAACACCAAATGTGGGTCAGGCGTATTTAGGAGCTTATTATGATAATGAAGGAAATTGGTTAGACGGAGCTAAAAATTACACTTTAAATGTTCCTGCAAATCCTCCAGCCGTGAATTTCTGGTCTATTACGGTTTACGATTCGGCTACTCGTTGTTTGATTGATAATCCGCAACAAAATGCCGATTTATCTTCCCGTAAAGATTTAATAAAAAACACTGATGGTTCAGTTGATTTATATTTCGGGCCAAAAGCTCCTGCCGGAAAAGAGAAAAATTGGGTACAGACTTTACCAGGAAAACATTGGTTTACTTATATGCGTTTTTATGGTCCTACTGCAGCTTACTTTGATAAAAGCTGGAAAATGGATGACATTAAAGAAGTGAAATAA
- a CDS encoding arylsulfatase, which translates to MKTNFRSIKSASLLKTFGLLFCFLIASLGYAQKSPNIIILLSDDTGWGDLGPYGGGEGRGAATPNIDRMANEGMQFWSFYGQPSCTPGRAALITGRIPNRSGMTTVAFPGDGGGLPKAEWTLASLLKRKNYSTFFAGKWHLGEEDYSMPIAQGFDVMKNVTLYHLNAYTYTDPEWNADMPEDIRATWVKGTKGALEGEAGKPYREVRKIDGKVIPFLDQYTEEESIKWLKENGKKDKPFFMEISFAKNHQPNLPHPDYAGKSAGKNKYADCIVELDSRIGRIMDEVRNMGIAENTLIIYTVDNGTWQDVYPDCGYTPFRGTKGTDREGGSRIPTLAWWPGKIKANSKNNDILGTLDFMATFAALSGQELPTVDRDGKPTIFDSYDMSPVLFGTGKSKRTMWFYFTEDELLPGAIRIGKFKAVFNLRGDNGQATGGLAVDSNLGWKGAASYVATVPQIFDLWADPQERYDLFMNNFTEKTWFLPTVQNIIGEFAKTYEKYPPHVVQSNLYPGPITIDNYLKLKDAQEKLKSISTAKRSGGG; encoded by the coding sequence ATGAAAACAAATTTTAGATCAATCAAATCAGCCAGTCTCCTGAAGACTTTTGGCTTGCTTTTTTGCTTCTTGATAGCCAGTCTTGGTTATGCTCAAAAAAGCCCAAATATTATTATTTTATTATCAGATGACACCGGATGGGGAGATTTAGGTCCTTATGGCGGTGGAGAAGGTCGTGGAGCTGCAACCCCCAATATCGACCGCATGGCAAACGAAGGAATGCAGTTTTGGTCATTTTATGGCCAGCCGAGCTGTACACCCGGAAGAGCAGCTTTGATAACAGGAAGAATTCCTAATCGTAGCGGTATGACAACCGTTGCGTTTCCTGGTGATGGAGGAGGACTGCCTAAAGCCGAATGGACATTAGCCTCTTTATTGAAACGTAAAAACTATAGTACCTTTTTTGCCGGAAAATGGCATCTTGGAGAAGAAGACTATTCAATGCCGATTGCTCAGGGCTTCGATGTCATGAAAAATGTAACCTTATATCATTTAAATGCATATACGTATACTGATCCGGAGTGGAATGCAGACATGCCAGAGGATATTAGAGCAACTTGGGTCAAAGGAACCAAAGGCGCTTTAGAGGGAGAGGCTGGAAAACCATACAGAGAAGTTAGAAAAATAGACGGAAAAGTAATTCCGTTTCTAGATCAATATACAGAGGAAGAATCTATAAAATGGCTGAAAGAAAATGGTAAAAAAGATAAACCATTTTTTATGGAAATCTCTTTTGCAAAAAATCACCAGCCAAATTTACCGCATCCTGATTATGCAGGAAAATCTGCAGGTAAAAATAAATACGCTGATTGTATTGTTGAATTAGATTCAAGAATTGGTCGTATTATGGATGAAGTTCGTAACATGGGAATTGCCGAAAACACTTTAATAATCTATACTGTAGATAATGGAACCTGGCAGGATGTTTATCCGGATTGTGGTTATACTCCGTTTAGAGGAACAAAAGGAACAGATCGCGAAGGCGGTAGCCGTATTCCAACATTAGCCTGGTGGCCTGGAAAAATCAAAGCAAACAGCAAAAATAACGACATTTTAGGAACACTTGATTTTATGGCAACATTTGCCGCCTTGTCAGGACAAGAATTACCAACGGTAGACAGAGATGGTAAACCTACAATTTTTGATAGTTACGATATGTCGCCGGTTTTATTTGGTACAGGAAAATCAAAAAGAACAATGTGGTTTTATTTTACAGAAGATGAATTATTGCCGGGAGCAATAAGAATTGGAAAGTTCAAAGCAGTCTTTAATTTACGTGGTGATAACGGACAAGCAACAGGAGGTTTAGCCGTAGATTCTAATTTAGGTTGGAAAGGAGCTGCGAGTTACGTAGCAACTGTACCACAAATATTTGACTTATGGGCAGATCCGCAAGAGCGCTATGATTTATTCATGAACAACTTTACAGAAAAAACCTGGTTCTTGCCAACTGTTCAGAACATTATTGGAGAATTTGCTAAAACCTATGAAAAATATCCACCTCATGTAGTACAAAGTAACCTGTATCCTGGGCCAATTACTATTGATAATTATTTAAAACTTAAAGATGCACAAGAGAAATTAAAATCCATATCAACTGCTAAAAGAAGCGGTGGAGGGTGA
- a CDS encoding helix-turn-helix domain-containing protein, which translates to MITKSFIFLVAPSAFLYVRSVLFQNRLFHKYDWLHFLPFLIYFSLTLCVWIGNFTDLQLLEFLSGKIQSPFSMLSLTIWLLYAFCQTMMILNYDLKKFRENHLNRIKILNWIRLYNLMILFLFSTLFVHYFLMNKVDSIDFSCYILISSVLLFTVGWLYFKPQIFYDNNEKDETEHVFENFDIVEDQSMTIKINETKSALPLPKELTDEKKQLYLSKLESIFELEELFLKKDLVIRDISNATAIPVHHISSLINSEFNLHFQDYVNLKRIKYFKEKINDPEWKELSLEGMAWGSGFKSRTTCFRAFIKHTGKSPSEYFKVIRINPDDENTYYLNQSSN; encoded by the coding sequence ATGATCACAAAATCTTTTATCTTTCTTGTAGCGCCAAGTGCTTTTTTATATGTCCGAAGCGTTTTATTTCAGAATCGATTGTTTCATAAATACGACTGGTTACATTTCCTGCCATTTCTAATTTATTTTAGTTTAACGCTCTGTGTCTGGATTGGAAATTTTACAGATTTACAATTATTAGAATTTCTTTCCGGCAAAATACAGAGTCCTTTCTCCATGTTGAGTCTTACAATATGGTTACTGTATGCTTTCTGCCAAACGATGATGATTTTAAACTATGACTTAAAAAAATTTAGAGAAAATCACCTTAACAGAATTAAAATACTCAACTGGATTCGTCTTTATAACCTCATGATTTTGTTTTTGTTTTCGACACTTTTTGTACATTATTTTTTGATGAACAAAGTAGATAGTATCGATTTCTCCTGTTACATATTAATTTCATCTGTTCTTTTATTTACAGTAGGCTGGTTATATTTTAAGCCTCAGATTTTTTATGATAATAACGAAAAGGATGAAACAGAGCATGTGTTTGAAAATTTTGATATTGTCGAGGATCAGTCAATGACTATAAAAATAAATGAAACCAAAAGCGCTTTACCGTTACCCAAAGAGTTAACAGACGAAAAAAAACAACTTTATCTCTCTAAACTGGAAAGCATTTTTGAATTGGAAGAGCTTTTTCTAAAAAAAGATCTGGTAATTCGTGACATTTCTAATGCTACCGCAATACCTGTACATCACATTTCCAGTTTAATCAACTCAGAATTCAATCTTCATTTTCAGGATTATGTTAACCTGAAAAGAATTAAATATTTTAAAGAAAAAATAAACGATCCCGAATGGAAAGAACTATCTCTCGAAGGTATGGCCTGGGGATCTGGTTTTAAATCAAGAACTACCTGCTTTAGAGCTTTTATAAAACACACAGGAAAATCTCCTTCTGAATACTTTAAAGTAATCAGAATTAATCCTGATGATGAAAACACCTATTATTTAAATCAATCCTCAAATTGA